The Cryptococcus deuterogattii R265 chromosome 4, complete sequence genome segment GAGGTCTGGCGTTGGCCATATCCAGATCGTGCAGTGTCACATCCTGTAccaactccttccttttgtGTACATCTCCTTTGGGCAAGGGCACATACTCTTCGGCTTCAAGGTCGTATTCTGAAGCATACGCGTCCGACCTACCAACACGCTTGACGGCACCAGTGTTGGCTTCGATGTAAATGACGTCTCCAACAACGACTCGCTCTTTTTGGATGGATTCGTAGACGGAGGGATCGAGACGAAGTTGTTTGGTACCCTTGACAGTCTTGAGACCAACAATAACGTGAGAGATGGTCTTCCCATATCCAGAGAGGGGGTTCTCGGCTTCAGAAGGGGTGAGTTCAGTGACTTCACCTTCATACACTTCCTTTGTCTCCTTAATCCTCAACCCTACCGAGTCATGAGTATTCATTCCGGTACGACTGTGATCTACTCGACTTACCGATAGCCCTTCGGAAGCAGCTTCCCAGCACttcagtcttcttcacttctcCTGAGTACACTTCACTTCCAACCATCGCACAGAACGGCACCTTGCTGCCCAATTCTTGACTCAACGCCAAAGCGAGCGCCGTCTTTCCCGTTCCAGGAGGGCCAACAAGCAATAAGGGCCTACCCGAGTACTTGCCACCTTtcagcaagctcaagtGCAATCCGAGTGCTTCACGGGCCAGAGTCTGTCCGATGAAACCCTGGGACGAGGACATGGCTGTACCGTCATCTGCCAGACCGAGACCCTTGATGTGGGAGTGTGTTGCAATTCGCTGCTCGCGGAGGGTGGATGGCGGTGGGGGCTGGGTGATGATGCCCGATGGCTGGACTGTCGCCGTCGATGAggatgctgctgctgacaTTTTTATGGATGTTTTTGAGAAAGAGTATACTTTATGGCAACTTGTGGAAAGTGTTAGTTGCCCGTGCAAGGGGAAAATTATTAATGCAGTAGTTAACAGCCTTGAAGTAGACTTAATTAACAAAATCTTAATTTGGATTTCTCCCCCTTTTCGACACTCTTCGCTTTCCTCGACTTTTCTGGTTTCCAACAGAAACAACAACATCCCTGCAAATCCACAATCAAGCTCTGCAAAACACACTATCAGAGCCAAGGGACAAACACGTCCCACTAAACTACTACATCTCGTGAAAAGTCGCACAAGAACAACCCGCAAAATGCCCCGTCTCGCTCGCGTCCTTGcactccctctcccacccaGGGCTCGCTTCGCTCCcctctccattcctcgTGCGACCCTCTCCGCACCCACACCTGCGCCTCAATCTATCATCCTCTCGTCTCTGCGCACGCCCACATCTACATGCGTCGCCTCTCGTCCTATGGCTctttcatcaccatccatcCCCACTCAcattctcccttctttgccGGCGTTCTCTCCGCTCGGTGCGCTTCGATATATCGCCATGGGCACCTTCTACCAACCTTCccagagaaagaggaagaacaagcaTGGGTTTTTGAGTAGGCTCAAAGGGGGCAAAAATGCTAggaagatgttgttgaggagatggttgaagggaaggaagttTTTAAGTCATTAGAAGGTTGATCAGGGATCAGGAGGGACTGGATGCTAGGAATTTCCAAAAACTTCCTGGGggtttgagaagatgcAGAGCTTTTGGGATTTAGAACTCATGCAAAGCCATATACGATTCATAAAAAGACGTTTACAAGCGTGGGTATAAATTCCGCCAAATGACCTTGGGGAGTATCGTTACAGTTGCTTAGCACACACCAAAACTCACTTCACATCGGTACGGCTCCCTCTAATCTCTCGCCCCCTATCATAGACACATCAACTCCTTCTGCTCGTCACAGTGGGCATTGGTAACCACTCATGACCTGATTTATACTGCGCCTTTGCGACCTCTTCTGGAGGTGGCCCCACCATTTTGCTTATCAGATATGGCAGTCTCCCGCTAGGAGATGCTTCCTGTAAAAGGCGGACGTATCGTGCCAGCTCAAGATGGACGCAGGGATAGTATGTCGTCGATGCTTTCCGGAAAGTCTGCCTGTTTGTCAGCTCACGTTGCCTTTCCACTGATTGACACAACTCACCACAAGGATTCTGTCCATACCAGAGGCCATCAAATCGTAATGTAATTGCCTCGCCTTGtccatatcctcctttGCCTGCCGTGCGGCAAAGGCGTTCAGGAGCTTGAAATGGGTAGTCTACGCTGCTTTTTAGCAGACAATTATTCAGACCGATTGACAAACTCACCACATAGTTCATCGCTTCGAATTCAACTCCGCCAGTGGCACCTCCAGGCGCAACAGGTTTCTCCACCAACGATTCATCAACTTGCTCTAACGCCCACAGGGTGTTTGAAGCATGGCACATGACCCTGTTGCTGTAATTAGTCCCAAGACCCGAGCACATCACAAGTCAAGCATACCAGAAATAATCTCGACAGATATCGCTAAGCTCGCCTACCCATGCCTTGAACACCCTAGGTCGATGAGCTTGCGTAACAAACTCAAGCTGGTCCTTTGTCGGATCAGGCAAATCGGGCACAAGCAGACTCCTCATAAATGCCGTCACATCTCTTGGTGAAGGGTTGACTTTCTCGTCGAACCTGATTGAGGTTGGCCTTTTGTTAAGGGTTTGAGAAACGGGAGTGAAAAggtcgaagaggaagagccaGAGTTCGACGATGAGCTGGCGGCTAGCAAGATCGCCTGGTTTCTTTtcggagaagagaagagcagaCAGTGCAGGGAAAGGGCGAGGATATAATTTGCGGAGGGCGGCTTTTCCAATCTGTCCTTTGTTAGGATGAAGCTAGCAGGTTTACATTGACTTACCTCGGAGGTTGAAAGAGCTTTTATGCATCTCAAAAGCTCATAAAGCATTTGATCATCATGCTGTTCCTCCCTGTATGGCGTCAGCTTCGGTGCTTTTGATAGCAATTTTAACAGAtactcacctccactcaATATCCAGTAGATCTTTTAGTTTATCTAGTATCAAACCATacccatccatctccacaaACGCACCCACCCAATCTGTCGATTCTTGCCTGAGCAACATCCTCAGTTTCTTACACCTCGCCACCTCCATTCGTAAATCGGTACCTTTATAAGCTGAAAGCCAGCCGATGAATGCCTCTGGCTGCTCTCCCATGGCAATACCCAAACCCTTGGCAGAAGTCTTATTACCaagtgaaggagaaggactgTGACCGAACAGACGGGAACTAGGCCTTGGGGATTGTGATGGTCTACCAAGATCAATGCTCTGTCCCCTCATATTACCGGGTTGCAGAGGAGGTGACATGACCCCGCCCTCGCCAGACCTCGGGCTAGCAACAATGACAAATCCTTCCCCCCCGACACTGACAGTTGTATTACGATCACCTTTGAGCTCACCAGAGCTTTTGGTTTTCCTTAAAATTGGTGTGGagagcttctttctcgccTTGGGTGATTGGGGCGGCGGCGTGGGGAGAGGCAAACCTagtgaagagaggatggcggGATTGGAGGTaagagttgaagagagGATAGAGGATTTAATAGCTGGAGAAACCGTAGAGAACTTGAGACGAACAGTGTCGGGCACTTGGAGCGAATCCTAACATAACTTGTCAACAATACCATTCTTTATGAAAGTCAGCGACTTACAAGGAGGCATTCAAACTGCTCTTCTAGTttgtctccttcttgattcTTCCAAGTCTCTCTCTTGTGAGGCACAGTGGTACCGGGCTGTCTGGGAGGCGGCATGTTTGCACGGGAGGTTTCCCTCAAATGTGGCAGTTGTTGTTGCGGTGCACCCGGCTGAGAGCGGGAGTTGGAAGCCGGATACGCCCGTTGTGGCTGATGAACAGCCATGGGATGGCTATATACAGGTTTTccttgaggaggaggcataGACATGGCCGCacgttgctgctgttgtgcGGCGTATGCCTGGGGTCGTTGTGGAGTATGCTTTGACGCTTCCTTCGGGTCACCCATAAGACCTTGGGGCAGTCTATCGCCTGGAGACCTTCTGGGAGAGTTATTAGCTGGCTGACTGACTATCTTGGACATATTCTCTGACGAGAAATCCCAGGTGTTTACGGaaattgttgttgtttgtCGAGAGGAGTTGATCGAAAACAAAACAGTCGCCTTTAGAAATATTACATAATATTTTGATCTATTCACTCCCCCCTTTAGCTGTTCCATGTTCTCTTTACGCGAGCCAAATCCATCCCTCGAATCTTTATATCCATACAAAAACAAAGCCATGTCTGCCCTCAACCTTCCGAAACCCGTCAACACCTACGCgggtgaagatgagctcAGGAATCCCAATGGTGTAGCGGGGACGCCGAACGGCCAGGCAGCTCAGGAGAATGGGGAtgctgaggaggaatgggtgCCGCCCAAGGCGAGCGACAAGCTGAAAATTGGCATCATCTATCCTCCGAAAGAGATCAGAAGTGAGTGATTCAGTGTGTCCGATAGGATCCAGTCCTGACAATGCGTAGATATTATTGACAAGACTGCAAACCACATCTCCAAATCTCctactcctcttctcctcgaagagaagatcCGTGAACATCAAAAGACAGATCCCAAATTCGCATTCTTGAACGATGCCGACCCATATCACCAGTACTACAGGTATATGATCGTCAAGTCCCAAGAGGATGCGGAGGATGCTGCAAAGGGAATTGTTAAgcctcaagaagagaagaaggaggagaagaaagatgagagaCCCAAAGCGACCGAGCCAAAACCCTGGGAATTCAAGGTCCACCTTCCGGGTGTGACTGCTATGGACCTGTGAGTATATTTTATGGTACTACTGGCTGAAGCTAAACCTATGCCAGCGATATCCTTCGGCTTACAGCCCTGTTCCATGCTCGTCGAGGccgctctttcctctcttctctttccgtCAAGGAAGGCCGTAACTACCAATTCGATTTCCTGCGTCCTACCCACTCCCTTTATGGCTATTACAACCGCATGGTAGAGTCTTATCAAAAGATCATGCAGCCCCCACCTGGGCTCATTGACGGCATCGTCAAAGAAGCGAACGACCCCAACTGGAAGTGGCATACTCTTGACGAGGCACGAAACAGGGCcgagtgggagaagaataggagaaagagggagaatgagagagccaaggaggaagaggaagaggccaAGGCTTTTGCTGCCATTGATTGGCAAGATTTCGTCACCGTCGAGACAATCGAGTTTACTCAAAACGACGAGCAACTAGAATTGCCTCCTCCAACATCTGTTGAGAAACTCAAGTCCATGAGCATGGCAGAGAAGCGGATGGCCGCCATGGTCATGGAAGAAACCGGTGCCGGCCCAACAGGCGAGACAGCTCCGCTCgcggaagagatggagatggaggaggacgaagaagaggaagaagcgagaTTGCAGAGGATCAAGGCAGAGCAAGAGCAGGCCAGGGCCAGAGAAGTGCAAAGAGCGGCTATGGAGCAGAGAGGTatgaagatcaagaaggatTATGTGCCAAGAGGTGAGTTTCTGCCAAGCTCAGTGATCGTGCGTTTCTAACTCTGTATAGGCATTCAACGTACAAACGCCGTCGCCACTGCCATCTGTCCTAATTGTGGCCAGTCTATCCCTGAAAATGAGCTCACCGAACACATGCGTAtcgagcttcttgatcCCAAGTggaaagaacaaaagaagcAGCTTGAACTCCGACGCGCCCAAGCTCAACAACTCCAACAAGGTGCCGATgtcgtctcttctctcaaaaaCCTTGCTTCCGCCCGTACAGACATCTTcggtgatgatgtggatgaGGCTGAGCGAAAgcgacgagaagaagaagaaagacaaaggaggagggagagagaaaagattgtTTGGGATGGTCATACTGCCTCTGCGGCTAAGACGACGGAGACATTCCAGTCTCAATTCAACCTCGACGAGCAGATCAAAAAATTGCACAATCGTGCGGGACTCACAGATCAACCTGCCAATGCTCCCGGACCTCAGATTGGTCCTGGCATAACCCAGCAAGCCCACGTTCCTACCCCACTCGCTGCTGGTCTGTCCACCCCGGGAGGCGGTACAGCCTATGCTGGCGCTACCATCTCTGCCGCTCCTACTGGACCTACTACCAGAGAGTACATCTCGACTCCCTATGACCCTTCCTTTGGCGGTACACcccctcctgctcctggATCCGCGCCCAGTATCCATCCTTCACGCTTAGCAGCCATGGGTGGAAACACTCCTTATCTTGGTTCTGCTACCCCGCCTGTGGCTGGTCAGGTCCACCCGCGagcggaggatgaaggcgCCGGCGACCGACCAGTGTTCAAGCGCCCAAAGATTGAAAAACTTCCTTACGGTCAGCTTTACACTGAAATTGACTGGCAATCTCTTCACCCCGAACCCGTCTCCATTGCCGTCCAGCTTCCTTCCATGCCTGAAAAACCTGAATGGAAATTGGATGGATCAATCATCACTATACCCGATCTGCCTGTTAGCACACTGTTTTCCACGGTCCGAGAAAGGATCAGGAGAATCCTTGATACAGATGTGCCTGTTAGTAGAATGAGGTTGGACTATGGTAATAAGCCAATGAGTAACTCTAGCACATTGGCGAGTGTGAATTTGGATGAGGGAGATATGCTTAGCTTGgttgtgaagaagaagtagagTGTATTTTGTATGCAAAACATGATTGAGAATGTGACTACCAGTTAATGCCTTCAAACTCCCTATCCTCATTACCCCCCCCATTCTCCTGCTTCACTTCgacctcttcgtctttctttatttttttctcttccctctcattactcatctcttcttttacTGTGCCCCATCCTTGCCCGCCAAGACTTGCCGCAACAGACATTGACCTCTCCCTTGACCCTTCCCTCCACTCTGTCCCAGCCTCCGACATGGGAACCTCTGGTGCGGGCGTCGCTGTCAATCCTCTCACACTCTCCAATCCTGGCGTACTCATCTCCgtcccatctcttccttctctctttctcttcggcGCCGGTCCCTTCTTCCGTTTCGGCGTATTCTCCCTGCTAGCTGTGGCTGGGTTTACTTTCTGAGCCCGATGCTTCACCTTGctcaacatcttcttctcagcttcTAGAATCTGGCATAACCGCTCCGCATCTTCgatctcatctttttcgTCTTGTaactgttcttcttccttaaACTCAGCGTAGCGCTCGCACATCGGTCGGGCGCCTTCGGGTGAAGGATGAGTAAAGTCGGGACCAAAATTGCAAGTCGCTTTGGCGCGACCAAAGCATGAGACCATAGGATAATATCCTAATGTACCGTCATCATGAAGAACCTCGTCACCAGGATGATGTTTTCTCCCGTGTCCACCCGCTGGCGGATACAGTGATGGCAGCGGCGTGAAGTCGTAGAGATCCGTGAAGGCCTCGCCAAAGCATTCGCCGTTGATGAAAAAGGATAtgctggaagatgaaagctTTTCGAGTTTGCGAGCAACAGGTTCAGGTGCTTTCTCAGGTTttctcttgccctttttcgTATTTTTGGTGGCAGCACCCATTTGTTTTTTGGGCATATCCCCGCCGTTGGCTTCTTGCGCTTGGGATTCTGCTTTAGCTGCTGCGGCAAGTTTACCGTCCCGATCAATGAGGGCGTCCATTTCCTTGCTAGGTGTATATTCTGCACTCTCGAAATAGGCTTGGTTCTTGTAGTTGAACGCACGTCGTTGTCGCTTGATACGCGCAGGATCGGAAGGCGGCTTATCCTCCACTGAcgggcgaggaggaagagtgatGAGGCATCCCACTACATCCCCCGTTTTAAAACCTTTATTGGCGTATGGCTTGGGCCGAGAAATGTGTACCTTCTCGCCTCCCACGTCGCGGATAGCGTACGAATAGGCGTCACATCCTACCGGCGTATCCAGATTGGCTTCTCGCCTTCCCCAACCTAGTCTGACGTGCGGGTTcccgccttctccacctgTTCCACGCCGGGCGCCTTGCTCGCCATCTCCACGATCTATATGGACCTCATAGTACCATGTGCCTTCACGTACAGATACATTGGCCCGACAAGAACGGAAACCGCGGTCATTGTAGATTGTCAAGAGTGAGGGTGATATGCGAAGATATGACGAGCGAtcaaggagggagagatggacCGGAGGGATCGGCGGAGGATAAGGGATTGTTCGATAGAAAGGGTACATAGGATGGGGGGAGGGAGTTGGCGAGAGTGCACAAGGATGATACCGGAAGTCTAGGCCTCTGTTAGCAGCTGGTCCTCTTGAAAGGAATGCGCTTACTTTTTACACTAGGAAGGTCAGTCCAGGAAAAACACTCTTCACCGAGCTCTAATCCATCACCTGTGCCAGGCATTATAGTACCCATTCTGGCATACTGCCGTCTTTCTACATCTTCTCTAATGATCTTTTTCGTATGGCTTTCCGTAGTGGACGGACCTGGCCCGGCAAGCCCTTCACCAGGGAAGTTTTGATCTGGAAGCGACAAAGAAATCGTGGAATTTTCAAGTGTGGCGCCGACAGTCTCCAGTGCAGGAGTTTCGGAACGTGACAGAGGAGGAGCTAGCCCGTTTTCTAACGACATGCTGGAGGTCGTATGCGTCCCAAGGAGAGTGGACTATGAAGCGTTACCGAGAAATAAGTCGACCGGACAGGTATGAGGAGACTAGAATACTCCCTAATGACGCTAATATAAGCTGATCTCAAGTCCAATTTCCAGTGTTGCGTGGATTAGAAATGCAAGCGTGATGTTTTGTTATTCTGTTGAAAACATTGCGTGGAACGCGAAGATAAATAATAAACGCGACGAGACCTCTAGCCGATGAGATACCGTGGGAATAGCCAGATCGGGGATGCCCGCTGTTCCTTGGGTGATGTCACCTTCCACCTTCGATACTCGTTCCGTCAATTGCCGTTTGCGAAATGTCGATTGAGACGAGCGACGGATATGGGACAGAGATGTGGAGATGAGCAATGAAAATGGAAACAGATGTATCTGTTGTTGACCTGTGCGAGCGGACATAAGAAAGAGTATGGATGATTTGCGCCCAATGCGGCCGAAGAATTAGGACTCTGGATGATGGTGTTTCTGCCAATTAAAATAAAGCCATAACGTCTATTGTTCGACAGTTTCTCGACTTTTAGCTTCTTGCAGTTGTTGTGGCAACTGGCGCCATGTTGGTAGGGACAGCGGTCATAAGGGTCACCACTGACTACAGTGACTGATTTGTCTTTGGCATGTCGCATGCTCAATAACCATTGAATACTCATACGGACGAAATATCCAGGCACTGAGAGTACCTCCTCAAATCCAAAGGGTTAACTCAAAATGAGCGCATTGTGCTTCAAGACGATTCTTGTATCCTTCACGCTGCACCCAGGAAAGTAAACAGGACCCGAACGGTACATCTCAGATTGCCGACCATCTATAAACACATTCATGTAAATCATTGACTATTTGAATTagtcttccttttctctaATTTGCAGCCTACAATAAAACCCTACTATAACCCCTATAACCCCTATGAAACCCGTCATTTTCTTTTAATTTTTACTCCGGTCCGTTGATAATACACTTGATGACgcccttcccatccttgtcctttccAGCCTTTGTGGCCTCAAATGCTTCTTTGGCGTCTTCAAACCTGAACCTCTGGGTGACCAAGGGCTTCAAGTTGATCAACCCCCTTTCAACGAGTGAGATAGCCAAAGGGTAGTCGCCAGAACCATAGCGGAAGGAACCGACGACGTGGAGT includes the following:
- a CDS encoding ribosomal protein L34 produces the protein MPRLARVLALPLPPRARFAPLSIPRATLSAPTPAPQSIILSSLRTPTSTCVASRPMALSSPSIPTHILPSLPAFSPLGALRYIAMGTFYQPSQRKRKNKHGFLSRLKGGKNARKMLLRRWLKGRKFLSH
- a CDS encoding compass component bre2 produces the protein MSLENGLAPPLSRSETPALETVGATLENSTISLSLPDQNFPGEGLAGPGPSTTESHTKKIIREDVERRQYARMGTIMPGTGDGLELGEECFSWTDLPSVKNFRYHPCALSPTPSPHPMYPFYRTIPYPPPIPPVHLSLLDRSSYLRISPSLLTIYNDRGFRSCRANVSVREGTWYYEVHIDRGDGEQGARRGTGGEGGNPHVRLGWGRREANLDTPVGCDAYSYAIRDVGGEKVHISRPKPYANKGFKTGDVVGCLITLPPRPSVEDKPPSDPARIKRQRRAFNYKNQAYFESAEYTPSKEMDALIDRDGKLAAAAKAESQAQEANGGDMPKKQMGAATKNTKKGKRKPEKAPEPVARKLEKLSSSSISFFINGECFGEAFTDLYDFTPLPSLYPPAGGHGRKHHPGDEVLHDDGTLGYYPMVSCFGRAKATCNFGPDFTHPSPEGARPMCERYAEFKEEEQLQDEKDEIEDAERLCQILEAEKKMLSKVKHRAQKVNPATASRENTPKRKKGPAPKRKREGRDGTEMSTPGLESVRGLTATPAPEVPMSEAGTEWREGSRERSMSVAASLGGQGWGTVKEEMSNEREEKKIKKDEEVEVKQENGGGNEDREFEGINW
- a CDS encoding splicing factor 3A subunit 1 gives rise to the protein MSALNLPKPVNTYAGEDELRNPNGVAGTPNGQAAQENGDAEEEWVPPKASDKLKIGIIYPPKEIRNIIDKTANHISKSPTPLLLEEKIREHQKTDPKFAFLNDADPYHQYYRYMIVKSQEDAEDAAKGIVKPQEEKKEEKKDERPKATEPKPWEFKVHLPGVTAMDLDILRLTALFHARRGRSFLSSLSVKEGRNYQFDFLRPTHSLYGYYNRMVESYQKIMQPPPGLIDGIVKEANDPNWKWHTLDEARNRAEWEKNRRKRENERAKEEEEEAKAFAAIDWQDFVTVETIEFTQNDEQLELPPPTSVEKLKSMSMAEKRMAAMVMEETGAGPTGETAPLAEEMEMEEDEEEEEARLQRIKAEQEQARAREVQRAAMEQRGMKIKKDYVPRGIQRTNAVATAICPNCGQSIPENELTEHMRIELLDPKWKEQKKQLELRRAQAQQLQQGADVVSSLKNLASARTDIFGDDVDEAERKRREEEERQRRREREKIVWDGHTASAAKTTETFQSQFNLDEQIKKLHNRAGLTDQPANAPGPQIGPGITQQAHVPTPLAAGLSTPGGGTAYAGATISAAPTGPTTREYISTPYDPSFGGTPPPAPGSAPSIHPSRLAAMGGNTPYLGSATPPVAGQVHPRAEDEGAGDRPVFKRPKIEKLPYGQLYTEIDWQSLHPEPVSIAVQLPSMPEKPEWKLDGSIITIPDLPVSTLFSTVRERIRRILDTDVPVSRMRLDYGNKPMSNSSTLASVNLDEGDMLSLVVKKK
- a CDS encoding RuvB-like helicase 1 — translated: MSAAASSSTATVQPSGIITQPPPPSTLREQRIATHSHIKGLGLADDGTAMSSSQGFIGQTLAREALGLHLSLLKGGKYSGRPLLLVGPPGTGKTALALALSQELGSKVPFCAMVGSEVYSGEVKKTEVLGSCFRRAIGLRIKETKEVYEGEVTELTPSEAENPLSGYGKTISHVIVGLKTVKGTKQLRLDPSVYESIQKERVVVGDVIYIEANTGAVKRVGRSDAYASEYDLEAEEYVPLPKGDVHKRKELVQDVTLHDLDMANARPQGGQDIMSVMGQLVKGGRTEVTDKLRREINKVVDRYIEQGVAELVPGVLFIDEVHMLDMECFTYLNRALESPMSPYVVLASNRGISTIRGTEYDGVAGSASEGIRAPHGLPVDLLDRCMIVKTQLYTRDEIRRIVELRCKVEGIAITSEALDKLADEGERSSLRYALQLLTPSGIVSKNKGKGEVGVADVEELGELFLDAKRSAGVLRSTEDFEKRY